A portion of the Cryptomeria japonica chromosome 5, Sugi_1.0, whole genome shotgun sequence genome contains these proteins:
- the LOC131876190 gene encoding UDP-glycosyltransferase 74E1-like gives MGEILSMDSLIPIRTVGPLVPSAFLDGNNPQDQDVGTHLWKAENCMDWLNSKDDSTVVYVSFGSLAVLSKAQLIEIALGLKASRHSFLWVVRPDHNKEEENDIHEFLEGFLEETMDQGLVVSWCPQMAVLNHLSVGMFITHCGWNSTLESLSSGLPVLAISQWSDQTTNSKYIEEVWKTGIRLNKERHGLIGRDEVEKSIKKIIESEGGEELRKNALQWKTLAKKAMVKGGSSDKNIDWFVHEVIIRTTMA, from the coding sequence ATGGGAGAGATACTATCCATGGATTCCCTTATTCCAATTAGAACAGTAGGCCCTCTTGTTCCCTCGGCTTTCCTAGATGGAAACAATCCACAAGACCAAGATGTGGGCACACATCTTTGGAAAGCAGAAAACTGTATGGATTGGCTCAATTCAAAGGATGACTCAACTGTTGTATATGTTTCCTTTGGTAGTTTAGCTGTCCTTTCCAAAGCGCAGCTCATAGAAATAGCCCTTGGGCTGAAAGCCAGTCGACATTCCTTTTTGTGGGTGGTTCGTCCTGAtcacaacaaagaagaagaaaatgacataCATGAATTTCTAGAGGGCTTTCTTGAGGAAACTATGGATCAAGGGCTAGTTGTGTCATGGTGTCCACAGATGGCAGTGCTTAATCATCTTTCTGTGGGTATGTTTATTACACATTGTGGATGGAACTCTACGTTAGAGAGCCTCAGCTCTGGATTACCTGTCCTTGCGATTTCTCAGTGGAGTGATCAAACAACCAATTCGAAGTATATTGAAGAGGTGTGGAAGACAGGAATAAGATTGAATAAAGAAAGACATGGGCTAATTGGGAGGGATGAGGTGGAGAAATCtattaagaaaattattgaaagtgaagGTGGTGAGGAGTTGAGGAAGAATGCTTTACAATGGAAGACATTAGCAAAGAAAGCAATGGTGAAAGGTGGATCTTCAGATAAGAATATTGATTGGTTTGTTCATGAGGTCATTATTAGAACAACAATGGCTTGA
- the LOC131075552 gene encoding gallate 1-beta-glucosyltransferase 84A23-like: MGSLDQQQSIKQPHVVVIPYPAQGHMNPLMEFVKRLVCKNLHVTFITTEKARERMVQAQDGVAAHVTTDLKDIRIETISDGLSPDGEEMEDVEMIFDLLRKVGGLTFEQVIERLNSQGSTVSCIVYDSILNWVPDIANKFNIPSAFFWTQSCAVYSIYYHFYRGMGKAKDEVENTGDIIAIPALPQLCQSDITSFLQPSNTYEALLQMVLNKIQYNFSGHMDTGKLLQ; encoded by the exons ATGGGGTCATTGGATCAGCAACAAAGCATTAAGCAGCCTCATGTAGTGGTTATCCCTTACCCAGCCCAAGGTCATATGAATCCATTAATGGAGTTTGTCAAAAGACTTGTCTGCAAAAACCTCCATGTGACCTTTATCACTACAGAGAAAGCTAGAGAGCGAATGGTACAAGCTCAGGATGGAGTCGCTGCTCATGTAACCACTGATTTGAAGGATATAAGAATCGAAACAATTTCAGACGGGCTTTCTCCTGATGGTGAAGAGATGGAAGACGTAGAGATGATATTTGATTTGTTGAGAAAAGTTGGAGGTCTTACATTTGAACAGGTGATAGAGAGGCTCAATTCTCAAGGCAGTACAGTCTCTTGTATTGTTTATGACTCTATTTTGAATTGGGTTCCTGATATTGCAAACAAGTTCAATATTCCTTCAGCGTTTTTCTGGACGCAGTCATGTGCAGTTTATTCTATCTATTATCATTTCTACCGAGGAATGG GGAAAGCGAAAGATGAGGTAGAGAATACAGGAGACATTATAGCAATACCAGCGCTTCCACAACTATGCCAATCAGACATTACATCCTTTCTACAACCGTCAAATACATATGAAGCTCTATTGCAAATGGTGCTGAACAAAATTCAGTACAATTTCTCAGGCCACATGGATACTGGGAAACTCCTTCAATGA